The following are from one region of the Acidobacteriota bacterium genome:
- a CDS encoding DUF6600 domain-containing protein translates to MNSKYRLIALLVAFALPAVGVAQDNGGWTTEENRDSAYSTGDDLADIPGYDGTYSYLRTLDGSATLIPEEEEERSQAEINQPVLRGDRLWTSPRSRAEVLLSDGNLLRLDGDTEAVFDRLAYSPDTEDRVTEVTLRFGNLQWVVVDGSIGDHLPRLFTPNAEVLLNDFGSYRVTTEGGDWTSVVVREGEAEIVTERGRILVRDGEEALVEGAARPDARIRTASAYDSLERWGEHLDTAEGSEYVDESLRYAAAPLDDHGDWIEADGQRAWRPRVGSDWRPYWQGRWQSTRLGLTWISYERWGWVPYHYGSWSRHHHYGWIWYPGYRFAPAWVYWHFGDRHTAWVPVGYYTRHYRGHRAFRHGIYGWAGGDWHYYRDWIFCTNSYFGSRYQRRHHYDGYDFQRHVGHRDIPRGIVTTDTRHLHRKRLRDPGAAIRVLRDGPRRNGRGINVNAQLPDITPFVARRDELPDDVKQRIVVDERRGRRLAGTPLAPGLADTGPRLADHPGRRAVKPGGPRTGLPRTGGAQPDSPRAVSVGVTDHPTSARGVKPRVTRPGAEGPRTVKPRTVRPPAEPRADGPSVQRPRTVKPRAATPRTGTVDRPRTVKPRAATPRVQSPRADRPRATKPRVSTPRTGAPRAATPRSVNPRPRTQKPQVRQPRAATPSPVKPRAAQPRAERPKVTPRSASRTQPDRPRASAPVKKAPTYRAPAAPRVQPRKPQARSAPRTSPPVKRSAPRASAPRASAPRTSTPRASAPRSAPRSAPRASTPRGQAPRASAPRGGGGSKARASSGSSSKKVPARSGSKSRPRSKPRN, encoded by the coding sequence ATGAACAGCAAATACCGCCTCATCGCCCTTCTCGTCGCCTTCGCCCTGCCGGCCGTGGGTGTCGCTCAGGACAACGGTGGCTGGACGACCGAAGAGAATCGAGACTCCGCCTACTCTACCGGTGACGATCTGGCCGACATCCCCGGCTACGACGGTACCTACAGCTACCTGCGGACTCTCGATGGATCGGCGACCCTGATTCCCGAGGAAGAAGAGGAGCGTTCTCAGGCGGAGATCAACCAGCCGGTACTGCGCGGAGACCGCCTATGGACCTCTCCCCGCTCGCGAGCTGAAGTCCTCCTGTCGGACGGCAATCTGCTGCGTCTGGACGGCGACACGGAGGCCGTCTTCGACCGTCTCGCCTACTCGCCGGACACCGAAGATCGGGTCACCGAAGTCACCTTGCGCTTCGGCAATCTACAGTGGGTGGTGGTCGATGGTTCGATCGGCGATCACCTGCCGCGCCTGTTCACTCCCAACGCGGAAGTTCTGCTCAACGACTTCGGCTCCTACCGGGTGACCACCGAGGGCGGCGACTGGACCTCCGTGGTGGTGCGCGAGGGCGAGGCGGAAATCGTGACCGAGCGTGGCCGAATTCTGGTGCGCGACGGAGAAGAGGCCCTGGTGGAGGGCGCTGCCCGGCCGGACGCCCGCATCCGCACCGCCAGCGCCTACGACTCTCTCGAACGCTGGGGTGAGCATCTCGATACGGCCGAGGGCAGCGAGTACGTGGACGAGTCCTTGCGCTATGCCGCTGCGCCGCTCGACGACCATGGCGACTGGATCGAAGCCGACGGCCAACGGGCCTGGCGTCCGCGGGTGGGCAGCGACTGGCGTCCGTACTGGCAGGGACGATGGCAGTCCACCCGCCTCGGCTTGACCTGGATCTCCTATGAACGCTGGGGCTGGGTGCCGTATCACTACGGCTCCTGGAGCCGGCACCACCACTATGGCTGGATCTGGTATCCGGGCTATCGCTTCGCTCCGGCTTGGGTGTACTGGCACTTCGGCGACCGCCACACGGCCTGGGTGCCGGTGGGCTACTACACCCGCCACTATCGCGGCCACCGGGCCTTCCGCCACGGCATCTACGGCTGGGCCGGCGGTGATTGGCACTACTACCGGGACTGGATCTTCTGCACCAACTCTTACTTCGGGTCGCGCTACCAGCGGCGCCATCACTACGACGGCTACGACTTTCAGCGGCACGTCGGCCACCGCGACATCCCGCGCGGCATCGTCACCACGGACACCCGCCACCTGCACCGCAAGCGGCTGCGGGATCCCGGCGCGGCGATCCGGGTGTTGCGCGACGGACCCAGGCGCAACGGCCGCGGGATCAACGTCAACGCGCAGTTGCCGGACATCACGCCCTTCGTGGCGCGGCGGGACGAGCTACCCGACGACGTGAAACAGCGCATCGTCGTGGACGAGCGCCGCGGCCGCCGGCTGGCCGGCACGCCCCTCGCCCCCGGCTTGGCGGACACCGGCCCGCGGCTGGCGGACCATCCCGGCCGCCGCGCCGTCAAGCCCGGCGGACCGCGCACCGGCCTACCGCGCACCGGCGGCGCGCAACCGGACTCTCCGCGCGCCGTCTCGGTGGGGGTGACGGATCATCCAACGTCGGCCCGCGGTGTCAAGCCGCGGGTGACGAGGCCGGGGGCCGAGGGACCTCGCACCGTCAAGCCACGGACTGTCCGGCCGCCGGCCGAGCCTCGCGCCGACGGACCTTCCGTCCAGCGACCGAGGACGGTCAAGCCCCGCGCCGCCACCCCGCGCACCGGCACCGTCGACCGGCCGAGGACCGTCAAGCCCCGCGCTGCGACGCCGCGGGTCCAGAGCCCCCGGGCGGATCGGCCGCGCGCGACCAAACCGCGTGTCAGCACGCCCCGAACGGGTGCGCCGCGGGCGGCCACACCCCGCTCGGTCAACCCTCGACCGCGAACGCAGAAGCCGCAGGTCCGGCAGCCGAGAGCGGCCACACCGTCGCCGGTGAAACCGCGCGCCGCCCAACCTCGCGCGGAGCGTCCCAAGGTGACCCCACGGTCGGCGTCGCGCACCCAGCCGGACCGTCCGCGGGCCAGCGCTCCGGTCAAAAAGGCGCCAACGTACCGGGCTCCTGCGGCGCCGCGCGTGCAGCCGCGCAAGCCGCAGGCTCGGTCGGCTCCCCGCACCTCGCCGCCGGTGAAGCGTTCGGCTCCGCGGGCTAGCGCGCCGCGGGCTAGCGCGCCCCGGACGAGTACTCCCCGAGCTAGCGCTCCGCGCAGTGCGCCGCGCAGCGCGCCCCGGGCTAGCACGCCCCGAGGCCAAGCACCTCGCGCTTCGGCCCCGCGGGGCGGAGGCGGCTCGAAGGCTCGTGCGTCGAGCGGCTCGTCTTCCAAGAAGGTACCGGCGCGGTCCGGCTCGAAGAGCCGGCCGCGCAGCAAGCCGCGCAACTGA